A genomic region of Anopheles coustani chromosome 3, idAnoCousDA_361_x.2, whole genome shotgun sequence contains the following coding sequences:
- the LOC131265821 gene encoding hyaluronidase Tab y 2.0101-like has product MTLPITLGTLLLLQHVVATESFEVYWNIPTFMCNQFGMDFTGINQTYQVIQNTNDSFRGNAISILYDPGKFPALLERPSTKTIYKRNGGVPQDGNLTEHLELFERHLDELIPDQNFGGVGVIDFESWRPIFRQNFGSLQPYKDLSVRIEKERHPFWSAALVDREATRRFEATGREFMERTLLLAKQRRPRAQWGYYAFPYCFNMNGGANGGRENCSPEVQKENNRLLWLYDESDIIFPSVYLRQKLSPSEREQLVRGRVREAVRVAQRTIGSKQRRKVLTYLRYVFTDTVKYLSESDWISALAAMKSTGSDGIILWGSSFDLNSRQKCSDFKTYLDTTLGPVLSSLRPRSTTMDNPPGAPI; this is encoded by the exons ATGACGCTGCCGATAACGTTGGGAACGTTGCTTTTGCTCCAGCATGTCGTCGCAACTGA GTCCTTTGAGGTGTACTGGAACATACCGACCTTCATGTGCAATCAGTTTGGGATGGACTTTACCGGCATCAATCAGACGTACCAGGTAATACAGAACACGAACGACAGCTTCCGCGGCAATGCCATCTCGATACTGTACGATCCGGGTAAGTTCCCGGCACTGCTCGAACGGCCCTCCACCAAGACCATTTACAAGCGAAACGGTGGAGTGCCGCAGGACGGCAACCTGACCGAGCATCTGGAGCTGTTCGAGCGTCATCTGGACGAGCTGATTCCGGACCAGAACTTCGGTG GCGTTGGTGTCATCGATTTCGAGTCCTGGCGACCCATCTTCCGGCAGAACTTTGGCTCGCTGCAACCGTACAAGGATTTGTCGGTACGGATCGAGAAGGAACGCCATCCCTTCTGGAGTGCCGCCCTTGTCGATCGTGAg GCAACGCGACGCTTCGAAGCAACAGGACGAGAGTTTATGGAGCGcacgctgctgctggccaAACAGCGTCGACCTCGGGCACAGTGGGGCTACTACGCGTTTCCCTACTGCTTCAACATGAACGGCGGGGCGAACGGAGGACGGGAAAACTGCTCGCCGGAGGtgcagaaggaaaacaaccg CCTCCTTTGGTTGTACGATGAGTCCGACATCATCTTCCCATCGGTCTACCTGCGCCAGAAGCTTTCACCCAGCGAACGGGAGCAGCTCGTGAGGGGCCGAGTCCGGGAGGCGGTACGTGTTGCACAACGCACCATCGGCTCAAAGCAACGACGAAAAGTCCTCACCTATCTGCGCTACGTGTTCACCGACACGGTTAAGTACTTGTCGGAG AGCGACTGGATTAGTGCGCTGGCGGCCATGAAAAGTACCGGCTCCGATGGGATCATCCTCTGGGGCAGCTCATTCGATCTGAATTCACG GCAAAAGTGTTCCGATTTCAAGACGTACCTGGACACCACCCTCGGTCCAGTCCTGAGCAGTCTGCGGCCTCGCTCAACGACGATGGACAATCCACCGGGCGCACCCATCTAA
- the LOC131265816 gene encoding uncharacterized protein LOC131265816, with the protein MCVVDIKTGLSDQEPLFLRPNNQLWIPDGPALKWDEWESTPIACPGDDGKNIIVKTGRPKSTITCVSGTTFRLGDLTEHVDIADIKCQSRPTGSVQNTGQDCGGGGTLLNVGFQVDTVDFVTYFLSCYNMQTASVIYTFHVIAGGAINNKVPVTKKDKKRPAFKAAQVPPDLSPATAYDQGGQFDLFTQLLGSEVQAQYFSTDKSYLSRGHLTPDADGIFRPWRWATYFFVNVAPQWQATNGGNWVEVENAARTVSGRLNEKVLIFTGVHGVLTLPGVDGWWKTITLAAGRIPAPKWYWKVIKSKSKDAAIALVSLNDPFRKIKPWEMLCEDVCNQYGWSNPNYRKFELGYTYCCTVADLRAHIPSIPAEADAAYVLRYDEDIGSATRPVHDELR; encoded by the exons ATGTGTGTAGTAGATATAAAAACGGGCCTGAGCGACCAGGAACCTCTGTTCCTGCGCCCCAACAATCAACTGTGGATCCCGGATGGACCGGCTTTGAAGTGGGACGAATGGGAGTCGACGCCCATCGCTTGTCCGggagatgatgggaaaaatattattgtCAAAA CTGGAAGGCCTAAGTCGACCATTACCTGCGTGTCCGGTACGACTTTTAGACTTGGCGACCTGACTGAACATGTGGACATTGCCGACATTAAATGCCAGAGCCGGCCGACGGGTAGTGTGCAGAACACTGGTCAGgactgtggtggtggtggtacttTGCTGAACGTGGGATTCCAGGTGGATACGGTCGATTTTGTGACGTACTTTCTGTCGTGTTATAACATGCAAACGGCTTCCGTAATCTACACTTTCCATGTGATCGCTGGTGGTGCTATTAACA ATAAAGTCCCTGTCACAAAGAAAGACAAGAAACGACCGGCGTTCAAGGCTGCCCAAGTGCCACCGGACCTTTCACCGGCAACCGCCTACGACCAAGGTGGACAGTTCGATCTTTTCACGCAGCTGCTTGGATCAGAGGTTCAGGCGCAATACTTCAGCACCGACAAATCCTACCTGTCCCGTGGCCATCTGACTCCCGATGCAGACGGTATCTTTAGGCCTTGGAGGTGGGCCACCTACTTCTTCGTCAACGTGGCACCTCAGTGGCAGGCCACTAATGGGGGCAACTGGGTGGAGGTGGAGAACGCCGCACGTACCGTATCTGGCCGGCTTAACGAGAAGGTGCTGATCTTCACCGGGGTGCATGGTGTCCTAACGCTACCGGGCGTCGACGGATGGTGGAAGACGATCACACTCGCGGCTGGCAGAATCCCGGCGCCGAAGTGGTACTGGAAGGTCATCAAATCGAAGAGTAAGGACGCCGCGATTGCGCTGGTCAGCCTCAACGATCCGTTCCGCAAGATAAAACCCTGGGAGATGCTGTGCGAGGACGTTTGCAATCAGTACGGCTGGTCCAACCCGAACTATCGTAAATTTGAGCTAGGCTACACCTACTGCTGCACCGTTGCTGATCTGCGTGCGCACATCCCCAGCATTCCTGCCGAAGCTGATGCTGCTTACGTGTTAAGGTATGATGAGGACATCGGCTCCGCAACCAGACCCGTCCATGACGAACTCCGGTAA